The following DNA comes from Enterocloster bolteae.
CAGGAAATGCATTGCCGATGCTTCCGCCCAGGGTCCCGCGGTTTCGTATCTGCGGGGAACCCACGGTGGCGCTGGCCCATCCCAGGAAGGGGATGTGCTTTGCAATGATTTCCGACTGTTCCAAATCCGTGTGGGTGGACAGCGGGCCGATGTATACATACTCCTCGTCCTGGCTGATATAGCGCAGCTCCTTGTCTAAATAGGTGATATCAAGCAGACACTGGAGGTCCTTCCATCGTTTATCCTTTTCGTGAATCTGGACCATGATGTCCGTTCCCCCGGCGACGATACGGGCCTTGCCGCCGTATTCCTTAAGCACTTTCACTACGTCGTCCAGGGAAGCGGCCCTGTGATACTTATACTGAATCATTTGCCGAATCTCCCTTCTACTGTAATTTATGTCCCAGCAATACTGTCTCTAAGTCTGCAGGATTTTCATAGACCCGGCGGCCGGTGGCGTTAAAGATGGCATTGGCAATGGCTGCCCCTACGCCCTCGGTGGCTGGTTCCCCGATGGATTTGGCTCCATAGGTTCCTGCCGGATCCTGGTTTTCATATATATTGATGTTCATTTTCGGAGCGTCCATGGAGGTGGGAAGAATGTAGCTGTCAAAATTCTTTGTCTTCTGCCCCCGCTTTCCGGTTACCACGTCCTCTGTCACCGCAAAGCCCTGGCCCATGACAATGCCTCCGTAAATCTGTCCCTTTACAAGAGCCGGATTGATGGCGGTACCCACGTCGTGGCTGGCTGTTACCTCCAGCACATCCACGTAGCCGGTCTTCATATCCACTTCCACTTCAGCCACGATGCAGCCATAAGCAAAGGTGGGGAATGCTTTTCCCTGTCCTGTTTCGTGGTCCTGAATCAAATCCTGGGGCTTAAACCACTCAAAGGCAGCCATCTGTTTGCCGGTCCAGAGACAGGCATTGCAGACGCCGGAGAAGGGGACCTTCACATCCGGATATTTCTTCAAATAAAACTGGCTGTCTAAAAGCTCCACCTGATCTGCTGTCAGCTTGCTGTAATCCAGGGTTCCCTTCTTAAGGCCGTATGCCTTCTCGATTTCCTCCAGCGGAAGGCTGTGAAGCTCCAGGGCATTCTGGATCATGACTCCCTTCAGCTTCTCTCCCGTCTTTCTGACGGACTGTGCTCCCATGACCGTTCCTCTGGAAGCCACTGTCATGCCGCAGTCCGGGATGGAATGGGTGTCGGTGCCGAAGAAACGGATTGCCTCATAGCTCACACCCAGGGCTTCTGCCGCAATCTGGGCATAGGCTGTCTTTAATCCCTGGCCGTTCTCTGCCAGACCGGAATTAATCATCACGGAACCGTCCTCGTTGCAGATCATCATACATCCTGAAGCGTCCGGAGATTCAGCTCCCAGGCCGGAACCCCTGTGGCAAACGGCCAGGCCGATGCCTCTGCGCTTACGGCTTCCCTCAGGCTGGTTTAAGTAGGCCGCATGCTTCTCCTTGTAACCGGTCTGCTCTGCGGTGGCGTCCATGATATCCTGTATCACGCAGTGTTCCACGGGTACGCCGGTGGCTGTCAGAGCTCCGTCGTGGAGAAGGTTCTTGCGGCGGAATTCCAGTTCATCCATACCGCAGGCCATGGCCAGCTCCTCGATGAACTGCTCCTGCGCCCAAATCAGCTGAGGGGATGAGTAGCCTCTCATGGCGCCGGAGTGTACATTGTTTGTGAACACACCGTATGTATCCGTCTTGATATTATCAATCTCATAAGGGCCTGCTGAATGGACATTTGCCCTCCAGTTCATGAACTGGGTCTGGTTGTTGTAGGCACCGCAGTTATCCACCTGCTCGCCCTGCCAGGCCACGATCCGTCCGTCCTTTGTGATTCCGGCCTTGTAGCGGAGGCGGAA
Coding sequences within:
- a CDS encoding xanthine dehydrogenase family protein molybdopterin-binding subunit; protein product: MSLTKVGEKHFSVVNHCVPRIDGVDKVTGRARYAADIYMEGMLYAGVLRSPYSSARVVSIDAAKAKAIPGVEAVVTCFDMPRTRSWAGYMYLTDTIRYSGDCVAMVAAQSKELVDEALEAIHAEYEELPGVYTIEEALSEGAFAVHEKYPDNIFKDSVFHIRKGDPDTAFEKADIVLEREYRTQYIEHSYIEPEACICYLNPNDGAMTVHSASQNPFFTRRYVADVLGVPMNQVRMVQETLGGTFGGKEEGAGLVAGRCAYLCSLTKKPVKFVFNREDSFLESAKRHPFRLRYKAGITKDGRIVAWQGEQVDNCGAYNNQTQFMNWRANVHSAGPYEIDNIKTDTYGVFTNNVHSGAMRGYSSPQLIWAQEQFIEELAMACGMDELEFRRKNLLHDGALTATGVPVEHCVIQDIMDATAEQTGYKEKHAAYLNQPEGSRKRRGIGLAVCHRGSGLGAESPDASGCMMICNEDGSVMINSGLAENGQGLKTAYAQIAAEALGVSYEAIRFFGTDTHSIPDCGMTVASRGTVMGAQSVRKTGEKLKGVMIQNALELHSLPLEEIEKAYGLKKGTLDYSKLTADQVELLDSQFYLKKYPDVKVPFSGVCNACLWTGKQMAAFEWFKPQDLIQDHETGQGKAFPTFAYGCIVAEVEVDMKTGYVDVLEVTASHDVGTAINPALVKGQIYGGIVMGQGFAVTEDVVTGKRGQKTKNFDSYILPTSMDAPKMNINIYENQDPAGTYGAKSIGEPATEGVGAAIANAIFNATGRRVYENPADLETVLLGHKLQ